Within Streptomyces albofaciens JCM 4342, the genomic segment GCCGGGTCGCCGATCTGGGCCCACTCCCAGTCCACGTAGCGCGGAGTGCCGGCGCCGTCGACCAGGATGTTGGGAACTACGAGGTCCCCGTGAATGAGGGCGAAGCGTTCCAGGCGCCGGAAGGCGGGTTCCGCGGACGCCACGAAGGCTTCCACGCGGGAAAGCAGCCGGCTGACCTCCGGATCGTTGACCACGTGCGGGAATGTCTCGCTCCACCAGGTGAGGCTGCTGGTGAACAATCCGGTCAGTGACAGGTGTGTGGCCTGTTCGTCCGTCGGTGCGTCGATGTCGCCGCACCGGTCGAAGGTCCGGGCGTGGAGCCTGCTCAGCTGGCGGGCGTGTGCGGCCAGAAGGGTGTCGTTCCACTGGGTGGGCTGCACCACCCGGCCGGCAACGTACCCGCACACCATGTAGGGAGCCCCCAGAGGATTGTCGCGTTGCTGTTCCAGGAGCACGGCTGAGGGGCCGATGCCGTCGGGCAGGAGAGGGAGGGCGGCGAACTCCTGGCTGATAGGCCGGGGAAGGTCCTCCGGGGCCCGGCGGGTGACCCGGATGACCAGAGGCGGACTTCCATCGGTGTCGAGGCGCCAGGCGGTATAGCTCTCGCCCCGCCCCAACAGCCGGACCCTCGCATGCCGTGATGGCGGTGCAGATGTTGATGCCCGCTCGGGCAGGCCCAAGCGCCCGGGCTCGTTGTGCGCCAGGTGACTGATGTGAGCGGCCATGTCGCGCGCGGAGAGCTCGTACCTCACTGCGTCGGCTTCATCATCGGCCTCGCTTCTCTCCTGGCCCGTCCGAAACGGTCCGGCTTCACGTACCGGCTCCGTGAACGGGAGATACCCACCTCGTCACACAGGACAACCGCCCGAGCACTCATCCGCAGTGTCGGCTGCCGCTGACTGCGGGCCTTCGACCAGCCGCCGGTGCACTGGGCAAGGGTGGCGCCAGCATGCAGCGGCAGGCTCACCTGCTGGTGCGGGACGCCGCCGACGCCCAGCGGGAAGCCGACCGGCCCGGCAGCGCCTCGCCCGTGGCGACGGAGCACCGGAGGCCGTGGGCCACGACACCTCCCCAGCGTTGCGGAGCAGCGGATCGTGTCGCCCCCTGGGGCCTCGGTTAGGAGCCGGTCTCCTCGTCGGCCGGTCCGGTCTCGGCGCGCAGTCCGTCTTCTGTACGGCGCGTCTGCTCGGCGCGGCGCCGGTAGCGATCCGCCAGCTGCGCCCGGTCGTGCCGGTCATGGTCGCGGGCCAGAGCTTCTTGGACGTCGGCCAGCGCGCCGAGCGCAGCGGCCGCCCGCTCACGCGACGAACGCTCCCGCCGCTCCAGGTCCTGCCGGGGCGTGCGTCCCTCGGCGGCCTGCTGGGCGGCGGACGAGGCCGCCTCGCGCGCGACGGCGTCCTGTTCCCGTGCGTCGCGTGCATCACTGCGGCGCAGAGCAGCTTCGCTGCGTGCCAGGCCCTCGTAGGCGGAGTCCAACTGGTCGCGGGTGCGGCCGATCTGCTCGTACGCACGCTCGCGCACACCGGCAGCGATCCGTCCCGCCGCGCGGTCGCGTTCATCGACCTCGCGCTCCCAGTCGGCCAGACGGCCCTCGCGCGCCTTGGCGGATTCCTCCCGCGCGTCCGCGGACGCTTCCCGCGCATCGGCCGTGCGCTCGCGTCGGTCAGCGGCCGCGTCCCGCGCATCCGCCAGCCGCTCCCGCTCATCGACAGCGCGCTCCCGCTCGTCCTGGCGCTCCACGGCACCTGCGGAGGCCGAGCCGTCATCCTGTGAAGAAGTGCCCATGTCGGCAGTATCCGTTACGGCCCCGGGCCGGCGCATCGAGCACGTGACAGCGGAATGCCGGGCCCAGCGCCAGGAGCCGTAAGGCACAGTGGATAGCCCGGCACCCCTGCGACGAGGGAAAACTCGGTTCCGTCGGGGCCGTGACACGCTCGCGCATGGCGGTTCGGGGGGCAGCCCCGCCTGCTGTTGCGAGGCGCTGTGGCTCACTCATCGGGACCGTTGCCCCGCACCCGGGAAGCCCCGCCCCGGCTGGAACGGGGCGCCGTCGTCTCCGCCGCACCCGCTGCCGCCCGCCCGCGCCCTCCCGTCAGTTCTCCGCCGAGCCCCCGACCTCGACGAGCTCCCCGCCCCCGGCCAGGCGCGCGCTGACCCGGGCCCGCTCATCCGCAGGCGCCCGTACCGCGAGAAACCGCCCCTCCTCCGAGGCCCGCACCGCCCCCGCCACCTCGACCCCTACAACCCCTTGGCTCCCGGCCGCCAGCAGATACCCCTGCCCGGACGGCGCCCGCCACCGCCCGCTCGCGACGACCCGCGGGCCGTAGCGGCTGCACGCAGCGGTCGCGCGTTCCCGGGCCACCACCCGCCCCGCCACACCCGGCGCCGTGAAGCGTACGGTCACCTCGCCCGGTCCACGCCAGGTGTCGGCCCGGACGCACGACCATACGGCGCGTCCGCCGCCCTCGGGCAGGGGCTGCTCGGCGAAGTCCCACACGTTGACCGTTCGTACGCCGTCGGGCAGGTCCGGGAGGCGGCAGGCTGTGCGGGACCAGCTTTCCAGCGCTGCCGTGCCGGCCACCTCGCGCGGTTGCCACGTCGGGGCTTCGCCGCCGGGCAGGGGAGTGTGGGTGAGGTGGACGGGCGCCAGGCCGCCGAGGTCGGTGGTGAGGAAGGCGTGATCACCCGTGATGCGGGCGGCTGGGCGGAGTTCGAGGGTCGGCCAGGAGGCACAGGAGCCGGTGGCCGCAGGCCTGCGCACCGGCTCGGTGACGCCGTCCGCCGATACCCGCAACCGCCGCGCCGGGCCACCGGGACGCAGCAGGTCGCGCGTCCGCGCTCCAGTGAACCAGGGGGCGGTCAGGTAGCGGGCCGTGCCGTGCGTGCGGCTGACGACGAGGGCGGCGGCCGTCGTCATGTCGCTGTTGTCCGTGCGGGCGAAGGTGAGGGTGGCGTGACTGGGGGAGAAGGAGGCGGTGGAGAGGGGTTCGGTGTAGCGGACGGCGCGCCGGCCGTCGTGGAAGAGCACCACGGCGCTGCCGTCGGCCTCGCCCGCGTACAGGAGTTGTGTGCCGGGCAGGGGAGGGGCCGTGAGGGTGCCGGGGGTACGGGTGATGCGCGTACCTGATGCGGGGTGGGTCCAGGTCGCGAGGGCGCGGGCGAGCAGGTCACGGTCGTCGGTCCGCCCGCCGCGGGGCGGCCAGGCGGTGAAGTCCAGCCGGGCGGTGTCGGCCCATGCGTCGCGGGACGCCCGTACCAGGTCGTCGTGGCCGACCGGAGCGGCGCCCACGACGGGGCGCGAGGGCCGCTGTCCCGTCGAGGCGCCGGTGGCGGCCAGCATCACCGCGCCGACCGCCACCACCGCCGCCACCGCCCAGGCCAGGCGGAGCCGGTGCCTGCGGCGCAGCAGGTCCGTGGGCCGGGTCTGCACCGCGCACGCGTCGAACTCGGCGGAGCGCAGCAGGGTCTGGGCCGCCGCGACGGCCGGGGCGTCGAGCTGCCGCGCGGCCCGCAGGGCGCGGTCGGGGCGGCGGGCCCCGGCCGCGCAGAGCAGCGCCCGGACCTGCGCCTCGGGCAGCCCGTCCGCACGGCACAGCACGAACGCCGCGCGCGCGTCGGCGGAGAGCCCGGACAGCGCCTGCCCCAACGCGATCTCCTCCCGGCCGCCCGCCCGCGGGAACAGCCGCAGCCCCCACACCACCGGCAGCGTGGGCCGCAGCGCACGCGGCGGCGGCAGGCTCGCCGGCCACCCGCGCGGACGCCGCTCGTACACCAGCGCCGCGCGCAGCACCCGCTCCCGTACCCATGCCGACCCGTGCCGTTCCGGCCCCAGGCGCTGCGCCGGCACCCGGAGGGCCGCCGTGCGGAGCCGGAACCCGGGCAGCGCGCGCTGCACCAGGCCGTGGGCGGCGAGGATCTTGTGGTGTCTGCCGAGCGTCGGCGGAAGCGTCAGATAGGCGAGACGGACCAGGCCGGTGTAGTGCTCGACGAGTGCGGCCTCGGCTTCGTCGAGCGTGATCCGTTCACGGCAGGCCGGGGTGCGGTGTCGGGACATGACCATGGACTGGGGCGCCTCCCAAGGCCGGCAGGGGTACGAGCCTCACTTCCCTCCATCAAACGAGTGAACGGTGCCGGAGTCACCGTGACGTTTCGAGGCGTGCCGTCCCCGGGTGCTCACAGTCCGAGGTCGGCGAGGCGGCGGCTGACGCGTACGTCGGTCGACACGACGGGGGCGCCGGTGCGGACCCACGGGTCCCCGCCGAAGACCCGGGTGAAGACGCGCTCGGCGGTGCGGGTCGCCAGGGCCTGGGTGGTCAGGGTCGGGTTGGGGCCGCCGAGGGAGTTCGCGAGGGCGGAGTTGTCGGCGACGTACAGCCGGTCGACGGCGCGGCTGCGGCAGTCGGCGTCCAGCACCGAGGTACCCGGGTCCAGGCCCGTACGCAGGGACGACTGCACGTGCAGCGGTACGGGGAACATGTCGACGCGCAGCACCGCACGGGCGCCCGCGCCCCGCAGCAGCGCGGTCGCCTTGCGGGCCAGGAACTCGCGGTTGGCGAGCGTACGGGCGCTGCGGCGGCGCTGGTGCACCTCCACCTTCGGCACGGGACCGTGGGCGTCGGCCGGGAAGGCGGAGGGCAGGACGCGGTTGCCGGGCTGCACGTCGTCGTCGGTCAGCACCAGGATGTTCAGCAGCCGGTCGTGGCCGCCGTCCTGCATCAGCTCGGCGAGCCGGGGCCCGAAGACGCGTCCGGTCGGCCCGTCCCAAGGGCCGTACAGGCCACGGCCGTTGGTGTACGCGCCGCGGATTCCGCTGTCGGACGTGGTGAGGATCAGCGCCTGGAGGGCGGGCGGGAAGCCGGTCTGCTCCAGGGCGCCGCGGCCGGGGAAGTCGCACCGGGCAGCGGATCCGGCGCCGCGGCTGTTGCCGACGTCGTGGTCGAAGACACCGACGACGAAGTCCAGGTGGTGGTCGGTCAGCCCGCGCCCGACCCAGCCGTTCGGGTCGGGCAGGCCGCTGTTGTGCCACAGCCGCGGATTCTCCGTACAGCCGCCGGCGAGCACCACCACCCGCGCGTCCTCCCGGTGCGACTCGCCGGTCGCGCCGGTGCGCCAGGTGACGCCGGTCGCCGCGCCGGCCTCGGTGTGGACGCGGGTCACGAACGCGTCGGTGATCAGCTCGGCGGCCCGGCCGCCGGGGGACCAGGCATCGGCGGTCAGCGCCATCGGGACGTAGCTGTTGTCCGTCGAGCGCTTGGCGAATTGGTTGCGCGGCGCCCGTACCGGCTGCATGCAGCCCTGCGAGCAGTGGCCGCAGAACGTACAGCCGGTGGAGCGCGGGAAGACCAGCAGGCGGGGATCGGACGTGCGCCCGGCGTGGCCGCCGGGCTGCAGAATGGCGTTCTGCTGCGGACGGTAGGAATCGCCGGTGGTGGTCAGGGCCGTCTGCACGGGAATGCCGAGCGTTTCGCACCCCTGGAAATAGACTTCCTCCTTGGTGCCCATCGCCGCTGTCCGGACGGGCAGGGTGGCTTCCACCCACTCGTAGTACGGCACCAGTTCGGCGTAGGGGAACGGGAAGCGGTGACGGATGTCGTACGCGCCGGCGTCCGGGCCGGAACAGCCGGAGAACACGCCGGGATAGGCGCGCGGGGAATTGGCGAAGTAATGCTGTGTCGTGCCGCCGACCCCGGACAGCTGCATGACAAAGGAACTCTGCGGAGTTTCCCGGAACCACGCGCTC encodes:
- a CDS encoding phosphotransferase family protein; translated protein: MGRGESYTAWRLDTDGSPPLVIRVTRRAPEDLPRPISQEFAALPLLPDGIGPSAVLLEQQRDNPLGAPYMVCGYVAGRVVQPTQWNDTLLAAHARQLSRLHARTFDRCGDIDAPTDEQATHLSLTGLFTSSLTWWSETFPHVVNDPEVSRLLSRVEAFVASAEPAFRRLERFALIHGDLVVPNILVDGAGTPRYVDWEWAQIGDPAQDLAYIGGYVPAPPWYLPLDRTRIRRLLENYLRHVPATRDETLDSLTTRRDAWEVYERFFSSLHFRTRRDSPEDLRTGLYTHAVAQLTSGLRHRLASL
- a CDS encoding GMC family oxidoreductase N-terminal domain-containing protein, with translation MRDVIVVGAGGGGPVVAKELAERGLDVLLLEAGPRHAHPREEWTHYENDANHPLTGFFRFGPADRAKSAWFRETPQSSFVMQLSGVGGTTQHYFANSPRAYPGVFSGCSGPDAGAYDIRHRFPFPYAELVPYYEWVEATLPVRTAAMGTKEEVYFQGCETLGIPVQTALTTTGDSYRPQQNAILQPGGHAGRTSDPRLLVFPRSTGCTFCGHCSQGCMQPVRAPRNQFAKRSTDNSYVPMALTADAWSPGGRAAELITDAFVTRVHTEAGAATGVTWRTGATGESHREDARVVVLAGGCTENPRLWHNSGLPDPNGWVGRGLTDHHLDFVVGVFDHDVGNSRGAGSAARCDFPGRGALEQTGFPPALQALILTTSDSGIRGAYTNGRGLYGPWDGPTGRVFGPRLAELMQDGGHDRLLNILVLTDDDVQPGNRVLPSAFPADAHGPVPKVEVHQRRRSARTLANREFLARKATALLRGAGARAVLRVDMFPVPLHVQSSLRTGLDPGTSVLDADCRSRAVDRLYVADNSALANSLGGPNPTLTTQALATRTAERVFTRVFGGDPWVRTGAPVVSTDVRVSRRLADLGL